One window of the Vicinamibacterales bacterium genome contains the following:
- a CDS encoding recombinase family protein — protein MRAAIYARVSKDHDKNKREEHADTESVKRQVEGGRAFIEKQGWTLDEAQVYRDNGVSGALFEGRAAFQRMMSDARAGAFDALVFFDLDRFTRLAHKGMDALSELADLGVSVWDFSNGQQVDLDSLEGEMSLSMRLQLVQFSRREKRKHSTGASHAYARDGYWVGGAPFGYEIVGPKKQKTLKPKPDEEAVVVEIYTRAANGEGYRSIAEALNLRKVPAPRAQLGRPSGWSMMTVMDILKREVYRGVMVFGKTKKAWGRELGKRQFRPDGTKREKGQIPVPPDQWTRVEKPEWQIVEPDLAERVATIRGEKRERYFASVAKGGRVPERAHGKFLLSGGMLVCSECGANFEARVAPWKGLSNVYICSTRRRKPGVCSSTLALPIVETDNAVLQEVIDEALGTRYVDELLMMVETVPDETGRLTSDRDRLRKELNNLGEVVAQLGSGDGLVPKIKERQAELAKVEAALRRPRPERPNADKVRAALLQRAGEWRETLRAEPKVARLVLRRMLGPLTLSGAERPPFEKWDADVKPGTTGVSIDITTSGWFVKWDADVKPGILAGILPTDLLASPTGFEPVF, from the coding sequence ATGAGAGCCGCAATTTACGCCCGAGTATCGAAGGACCACGACAAGAACAAACGCGAGGAGCACGCCGACACTGAATCGGTGAAGCGCCAGGTCGAGGGTGGCCGCGCCTTTATCGAGAAGCAGGGGTGGACCCTCGATGAGGCGCAGGTCTACCGCGACAACGGCGTGAGCGGTGCGCTGTTTGAAGGCCGTGCTGCCTTCCAACGGATGATGAGCGATGCCCGCGCCGGTGCATTCGATGCGTTGGTGTTCTTCGACCTTGACCGCTTTACCCGCCTTGCCCACAAGGGTATGGACGCGCTGTCCGAGTTGGCTGACCTCGGCGTGTCCGTCTGGGACTTCTCGAACGGCCAACAAGTGGACCTCGATTCGCTTGAGGGCGAGATGAGCTTGTCGATGAGGCTGCAGTTGGTGCAGTTCTCTCGCCGCGAGAAGCGGAAGCATTCGACTGGTGCCTCCCACGCATATGCACGAGACGGATATTGGGTTGGTGGTGCGCCCTTCGGCTATGAAATCGTTGGACCGAAGAAGCAGAAGACCCTGAAGCCCAAGCCCGATGAGGAAGCGGTGGTAGTCGAGATTTACACCCGCGCCGCCAACGGCGAGGGCTACCGCTCGATTGCCGAGGCGCTGAACCTTCGGAAGGTCCCGGCCCCACGCGCCCAGTTGGGCCGTCCCTCGGGCTGGTCGATGATGACCGTGATGGACATTCTGAAGCGTGAGGTCTATCGCGGCGTGATGGTGTTCGGCAAGACCAAGAAGGCGTGGGGCCGCGAGCTAGGAAAGCGCCAGTTCCGCCCCGACGGCACGAAGCGGGAGAAGGGGCAGATACCTGTGCCACCGGACCAGTGGACGCGTGTTGAGAAGCCCGAGTGGCAGATTGTCGAACCAGACCTTGCAGAGCGCGTGGCTACGATTCGTGGTGAGAAGCGTGAGCGTTACTTCGCCTCTGTCGCCAAAGGCGGCAGAGTCCCCGAGCGTGCCCACGGCAAGTTCCTGCTCTCGGGCGGGATGTTGGTCTGCTCGGAGTGTGGTGCGAATTTCGAGGCCCGGGTGGCACCGTGGAAGGGCCTGAGCAACGTGTATATCTGCTCGACCCGCCGCCGGAAACCCGGCGTGTGTTCGAGCACGCTGGCGCTGCCGATTGTCGAGACCGACAACGCCGTGTTGCAGGAGGTGATCGACGAGGCGCTGGGCACCCGGTATGTGGATGAACTGCTGATGATGGTCGAGACTGTGCCGGACGAGACCGGGCGGCTGACCTCGGACCGGGACCGGCTGCGGAAGGAACTGAACAATCTGGGCGAGGTGGTTGCGCAACTCGGAAGTGGCGACGGCCTAGTGCCGAAGATTAAGGAGCGCCAAGCGGAACTGGCGAAGGTGGAGGCCGCTTTGCGGCGTCCGCGTCCCGAGCGACCAAACGCTGACAAGGTCCGCGCTGCGCTACTGCAACGCGCCGGTGAGTGGCGTGAGACCCTTCGCGCCGAGCCGAAGGTTGCGCGGCTGGTGTTGCGCCGGATGCTCGGACCGTTGACGTTGAGCGGTGCCGAACGTCCCCCGTTTGAGAAGTGGGACGCGGATGTGAAACCCGGAACAACGGGGGTCTCAATCGATATCACTACTTCAGGATGGTTTGTGAAGTGGGACGCGGATGTGAAACCTGGAATTTTGGCCGGAATTCTGCCGACCGACTTATTGGCGTCCCCGACGGGATTCGAACCCGTGTTTTAG